Proteins encoded by one window of Cellvibrio sp. KY-GH-1:
- a CDS encoding IS1182 family transposase yields the protein MPKFIPYNHDQNAMVVINFRDQLQPGTFEHAIHYLIHEKLDLSIFDYAYNNKDGGRPAYNPAILLSVVLFAYSKGITSSREIEWCCTNNIIFKALSCDTVPHFTTIASFISSHPQAIEALFEQILLVCHEQGLLGNELFAIDGCKMSSNASKEWSGTFKELQQKRAKLKKLIRHHMREHRRIDKTESADAEKQRRTAQTIETLSKAHDKIDKFLKTAAPRMGQAKRPTEVKSNITDNESAKMTTSKGTIQGYNGIAAVDKKHQIIIDAQAFGAGQEHHTLQPVIESIKVRYQKLKFAHNIYRKQTLVTADTGFANEANMEYLYTHKINAYIPDNNFRSRDPKFAEQKAKYGKRRPIKKIKTRYKEVIPASEFHFDASTKTCICPAGETMWLKREGTDRYGKHQKLYFEGRLSKCRVCPLKEQCMQNPDSANDRTGRGRQVSFIIDKETKNKYTEWMKSRVDSEFGKMVYSHRMSTVEPVFANIGTNKGLKRFSLRGKAKVQGQWQLFCMIHNIEKLANYGDLTNAKRK from the coding sequence ATGCCAAAGTTTATTCCTTACAATCATGATCAAAATGCGATGGTGGTGATTAATTTTCGCGACCAGTTGCAACCCGGCACCTTCGAGCACGCTATTCATTACTTGATTCATGAAAAGCTCGATCTTTCTATCTTTGATTACGCTTACAACAACAAAGATGGCGGTAGGCCTGCGTATAACCCTGCCATTTTACTCAGTGTTGTGTTGTTCGCTTACTCCAAAGGTATTACGTCCAGCCGCGAAATTGAGTGGTGCTGTACGAACAATATTATTTTTAAAGCGCTTTCTTGCGATACCGTTCCTCATTTCACTACTATCGCCAGTTTTATCAGTAGTCATCCGCAAGCGATTGAAGCGCTGTTCGAACAAATTCTGTTGGTTTGTCATGAGCAAGGATTATTGGGCAATGAGCTGTTTGCGATTGATGGTTGCAAAATGTCCTCTAACGCCTCCAAGGAATGGTCGGGAACATTTAAAGAATTGCAGCAGAAACGCGCCAAATTAAAAAAGTTGATTCGGCACCATATGCGGGAGCACCGCCGTATCGATAAAACCGAATCTGCTGATGCAGAAAAGCAAAGGCGCACCGCCCAGACAATCGAAACCTTAAGTAAAGCGCACGATAAGATTGATAAATTCCTAAAGACAGCAGCCCCACGGATGGGGCAGGCGAAACGGCCGACTGAAGTAAAAAGCAATATTACCGATAATGAATCAGCCAAGATGACGACCAGCAAAGGCACCATTCAGGGTTATAACGGTATTGCGGCGGTTGATAAAAAGCACCAGATCATTATTGATGCCCAAGCCTTTGGCGCGGGCCAGGAACACCACACCTTACAGCCTGTTATTGAAAGTATTAAGGTGCGTTACCAAAAACTGAAATTTGCGCACAATATCTATCGCAAGCAGACACTGGTTACAGCGGACACTGGCTTTGCTAATGAGGCCAATATGGAATACCTCTACACCCATAAAATTAATGCTTATATTCCAGATAATAATTTTCGCAGTCGCGACCCAAAATTTGCTGAGCAGAAAGCGAAATATGGCAAGCGCAGGCCCATCAAGAAAATAAAAACCCGTTATAAAGAAGTCATTCCGGCTAGTGAATTCCACTTTGATGCATCGACAAAAACCTGCATTTGTCCAGCAGGGGAAACCATGTGGTTAAAGCGTGAAGGGACGGATCGTTATGGCAAACATCAAAAGTTGTATTTTGAAGGAAGGCTCAGTAAGTGTCGGGTATGCCCGCTAAAGGAACAGTGCATGCAAAACCCGGATTCAGCCAATGATCGAACCGGGCGTGGGCGGCAGGTGTCCTTTATTATTGATAAGGAAACCAAAAACAAATATACCGAATGGATGAAGTCTCGGGTCGATAGCGAATTTGGCAAAATGGTTTATAGTCATCGCATGTCCACGGTTGAGCCTGTGTTCGCTAATATCGGCACAAACAAAGGGCTAAAGCGCTTCAGTCTACGTGGCAAAGCCAAAGTTCAGGGGCAATGGCAGTTGTTTTGTATGATCCACAATATAGAAAAGCTCGCGAATTATGGTGATTTGACCAACGCGAAGCGAAAATAA
- a CDS encoding IS1182 family transposase — protein sequence MPKFIPYNHDQNAMVVINFRDQLQPGTFEHAIHYLIHEKLDLSIFDYAYNNKDGGRPAYNPAILLSVVLFAYSKGITSSREIEWCCTNNIIFKALSCDTVPHFTTIASFISSHPQAIEALFEQILLVCHEQGLLGNELFAIDGCKMSSNASKEWSGTFKELQQKRAKLKKLIRHHMREHRRIDKTESADAEKQRRTAQTIETLSKAHDKIDKFLKTAAPRMGQAKRPTEVKSNITDNESAKMTTSKGTIQGYNGIAAVDKKHQIIIDAQAFGAGQEHHTLQPVIESIKVRYQKLKFAHNIYRKQTLVTADTGFANEANMEYLYTHKINAYIPDNNFRSRDPKFAEQKAKYGKRKPIKKIKTRYKEVIPASEFHFDASTKTCICPAGETMWLKREGTDRYGKHQKLYFEGRLSKCRVCPLKEQCMQNPDSANDRTGHGRQVSFIIDKETKNKYTEWMKSRVDSEFGKMVYSHRMSTVEPVFANIGTNKGLKRFSLRGKAKVQGQWQLFCMIHNIEKLANYGDLTNAKRK from the coding sequence ATGCCAAAGTTTATTCCTTACAATCATGATCAAAATGCGATGGTGGTGATTAATTTTCGCGACCAGTTGCAACCCGGCACCTTCGAGCACGCTATTCATTACTTGATTCATGAAAAGCTCGATCTTTCTATCTTTGATTACGCTTACAACAACAAAGATGGCGGTAGGCCTGCGTATAACCCTGCCATTTTACTCAGTGTTGTGTTGTTCGCTTACTCCAAAGGTATTACGTCCAGCCGCGAAATTGAGTGGTGCTGTACGAACAATATTATTTTTAAAGCGCTTTCTTGCGATACCGTTCCTCATTTCACTACTATCGCCAGTTTTATCAGTAGTCATCCGCAAGCGATTGAAGCGCTGTTCGAACAAATTCTGTTGGTTTGTCATGAGCAAGGATTATTGGGCAATGAGCTGTTTGCGATTGATGGTTGCAAAATGTCCTCTAACGCCTCCAAGGAATGGTCGGGAACATTTAAAGAATTGCAGCAGAAACGCGCCAAATTAAAAAAGTTGATTCGGCACCATATGCGGGAGCACCGCCGTATCGATAAAACCGAATCTGCTGATGCAGAAAAGCAAAGGCGCACCGCCCAGACAATCGAAACCTTAAGTAAAGCGCACGATAAGATTGATAAATTCCTAAAGACAGCAGCCCCACGGATGGGGCAGGCGAAACGGCCGACTGAAGTAAAAAGCAATATTACCGATAATGAATCAGCCAAGATGACGACCAGTAAAGGCACCATTCAGGGTTATAACGGTATTGCGGCGGTTGATAAAAAGCACCAGATCATTATTGATGCCCAAGCCTTTGGCGCGGGCCAGGAACACCACACCTTACAGCCTGTTATTGAAAGTATTAAGGTGCGTTACCAAAAACTGAAATTTGCGCACAATATCTATCGCAAGCAGACACTGGTTACAGCGGACACTGGCTTTGCTAATGAGGCCAATATGGAATACCTCTACACCCATAAAATTAATGCTTATATTCCAGATAATAATTTTCGCAGTCGCGACCCAAAATTTGCTGAGCAGAAAGCGAAATATGGCAAGCGCAAGCCCATCAAGAAAATAAAAACCCGTTATAAAGAAGTCATTCCGGCTAGTGAATTCCACTTTGATGCATCGACAAAAACCTGCATTTGCCCAGCAGGGGAAACCATGTGGTTAAAGCGCGAAGGGACGGATCGTTATGGCAAACATCAAAAGTTGTATTTTGAGGGAAGGCTCAGTAAGTGTCGGGTATGCCCGCTAAAGGAACAGTGCATGCAAAACCCGGATTCAGCCAATGATCGAACCGGGCATGGGCGGCAGGTGTCCTTTATTATTGATAAGGAAACCAAAAACAAATATACCGAATGGATGAAGTCTCGGGTCGATAGCGAATTTGGCAAAATGGTTTATAGTCATCGCATGTCCACGGTTGAGCCTGTGTTCGCTAATATCGGCACAAACAAAGGGCTAAAGCGCTTCAGTCTACGTGGCAAAGCCAAAGTTCAGGGGCAATGGCAGTTGTTTTGTATGATCCACAATATAGAAAAGCTCGCGAATTATGGTGATTTGACCAACGCGAAGCGAAAATAA
- a CDS encoding IS1182 family transposase yields the protein MPKFIPYNHDQNAMVVINFRDQLQPGTFEHAIHYLIHEKLDLSIFDYAYNNKDGGRPAYNPAILLSVVLFAYSKGITSSREIEWCCTNNIIFKALSCDTVPHFTTIASFISSHPQAIEALFEQILLVCHEQGLLGNELFAIDGCKMSSNASKEWSGTFKELQQKRAKLKKLIRHHMREHRRIDKTESADAEKQRRTAQTIETLSKAHDKIDKFLKTAAPRMGQAKRPTEVKSNITDNESAKMTTSKGTIQGYNGIAAVDKKHQIIIDAQAFGAGQEHHTLQPVIESIKVRYQKLKFAHNIYRKQTLVTADTGFANEANMEYLYTHKINAYIPDNNFRSRDPKFAEQKAKYGKRRPIKKIKTRYKEVIPASEFHFDASTKTCICPAGETMWLKREGTDRYGKHQKLYFEGRLSKCRVCPLKEQCMQNPDSANDRTGRGRQVSFIIDKETKNKYTEWMKSRVDSEFGKMVYSHRMSTVEPVFANIGTNKGLKRFSLRGKAKVQGQWQLFCMIHNIEKLANYGDLTNAKRK from the coding sequence ATGCCAAAGTTTATTCCTTACAATCATGATCAAAATGCGATGGTGGTGATTAATTTTCGCGACCAGTTGCAACCCGGCACCTTCGAGCACGCTATTCATTACTTGATTCATGAAAAGCTCGATCTTTCTATCTTTGATTACGCTTACAACAACAAAGATGGCGGTAGGCCTGCGTATAACCCTGCCATTTTACTCAGTGTTGTGTTGTTCGCTTACTCCAAAGGTATTACGTCCAGCCGCGAAATTGAGTGGTGCTGTACGAACAATATTATTTTTAAAGCGCTTTCTTGCGATACCGTTCCTCATTTCACTACTATCGCCAGTTTTATCAGTAGTCATCCGCAAGCGATTGAAGCGCTGTTCGAACAAATTCTGTTGGTTTGTCATGAGCAAGGATTATTGGGCAATGAGCTGTTTGCGATTGATGGTTGCAAAATGTCCTCTAACGCCTCCAAGGAATGGTCGGGAACATTTAAAGAATTGCAGCAGAAACGCGCCAAATTAAAAAAGTTGATTCGGCACCATATGCGGGAGCACCGCCGTATCGATAAAACCGAATCTGCTGATGCAGAAAAGCAAAGACGCACCGCCCAGACAATCGAAACCTTAAGTAAAGCGCACGATAAGATTGATAAATTCCTAAAGACAGCAGCCCCACGGATGGGGCAGGCGAAACGGCCGACTGAAGTAAAAAGCAATATTACCGATAATGAATCAGCCAAGATGACGACCAGCAAAGGCACCATTCAGGGTTATAACGGTATTGCGGCGGTTGATAAAAAGCACCAGATCATTATTGATGCCCAAGCCTTTGGCGCGGGCCAGGAACACCACACCTTACAGCCTGTTATTGAAAGTATTAAGGTGCGTTACCAAAAACTGAAATTTGCGCACAATATCTATCGCAAGCAGACACTGGTTACAGCGGACACTGGCTTTGCTAATGAGGCCAATATGGAATACCTCTACACCCATAAAATTAATGCTTATATTCCAGATAATAATTTTCGCAGTCGCGACCCAAAATTTGCTGAGCAGAAAGCGAAATATGGCAAGCGCAGGCCCATCAAGAAAATAAAAACCCGTTATAAAGAAGTCATTCCGGCTAGTGAATTCCACTTTGATGCATCGACAAAAACCTGCATTTGTCCAGCAGGGGAAACCATGTGGTTAAAGCGTGAAGGGACGGATCGTTATGGCAAACATCAAAAGTTGTATTTTGAAGGAAGGCTCAGTAAGTGTCGGGTATGCCCGCTAAAGGAACAGTGCATGCAAAACCCGGATTCAGCCAATGATCGAACCGGGCGTGGGCGGCAGGTGTCCTTTATTATTGATAAGGAAACCAAAAACAAATATACCGAATGGATGAAGTCTCGGGTCGATAGCGAATTTGGCAAAATGGTTTATAGTCATCGCATGTCCACGGTTGAGCCTGTGTTCGCTAATATCGGCACAAACAAAGGGCTAAAGCGCTTCAGTCTACGTGGCAAAGCCAAAGTTCAGGGGCAATGGCAGTTGTTTTGTATGATCCACAATATAGAAAAGCTCGCGAATTATGGTGATTTGACCAACGCGAAGCGAAAATAA
- a CDS encoding IS1182 family transposase — MPKFIPYNHDQNAMVVINFRDQLQPGTFEHAIHYLIHEKLDLSIFDYAYNNKDGGRPAYNPAILLSVVLFAYSKGITSSREIEWCCTNNIIFKALSCDTVPHFTTIASFISSHPQAIEALFEQILLVCHEQGLLGNELFAIDGCKMSSNASKEWSGTFKELQQKRAKLKKLIRHHMREHRRIDKTESADAEKQRRTAQTIETLSKAHDKIDKFLKTAAPRMGQAKRPTEVKSNITDNESAKMTTSKGTIQGYNGIAAVDKKHQIIIDAQAFGAGQEHHTLQPVIESIKVRYQKLKFAHNIYRKQTLVTADTGFANEANMEYLYTHKINAYIPDNNFRSRDPKFAEQKAKYGKRRPIKKIKTRYKEVIPASEFHFDASTKTCICPAGETMWLKREGTDRYGKHQKLYFEGRLSKCRVCPLKEQCMQNPDSANDRTGHGRQVSFIIDKETKNKYTEWMKSRVDSEFGKMVYSHRMSTVEPVFANIGTNKGLKRFSLRGKAKVQGQWQLFCMIHNIEKLANYGDLTNAKRK; from the coding sequence ATGCCAAAGTTTATTCCTTACAATCATGATCAAAATGCGATGGTGGTGATTAATTTTCGCGACCAGTTGCAACCCGGCACCTTCGAGCACGCTATTCATTACTTGATTCATGAAAAGCTCGATCTTTCTATCTTTGATTACGCTTACAACAACAAAGATGGCGGTAGGCCTGCGTATAACCCTGCCATTTTACTCAGTGTTGTGTTGTTCGCTTACTCCAAAGGTATTACGTCCAGCCGCGAAATTGAGTGGTGCTGTACGAACAATATTATTTTTAAAGCGCTTTCTTGCGATACCGTTCCTCATTTCACTACTATCGCCAGTTTTATCAGTAGTCATCCGCAAGCGATTGAAGCGCTGTTCGAACAAATTCTGTTGGTTTGTCATGAGCAAGGATTATTGGGCAATGAGCTGTTTGCGATTGATGGTTGCAAAATGTCCTCTAACGCCTCCAAGGAATGGTCGGGAACATTTAAAGAATTGCAGCAGAAACGCGCCAAATTAAAAAAGTTGATTCGGCACCATATGCGGGAGCACCGCCGTATCGATAAAACCGAATCTGCTGATGCAGAAAAGCAAAGGCGCACCGCCCAGACAATCGAAACCTTAAGTAAAGCGCACGATAAGATTGATAAATTCCTAAAGACAGCAGCCCCACGGATGGGGCAGGCGAAACGGCCGACTGAAGTAAAAAGCAATATTACCGATAATGAATCAGCCAAGATGACGACCAGCAAAGGCACCATTCAGGGTTATAACGGTATTGCGGCGGTTGATAAAAAGCACCAGATCATTATTGATGCCCAAGCCTTTGGCGCGGGCCAGGAACACCACACCTTACAGCCTGTTATTGAAAGTATTAAGGTGCGTTACCAAAAACTGAAATTTGCGCACAATATCTATCGCAAGCAGACACTGGTTACAGCGGACACTGGCTTTGCTAATGAGGCCAATATGGAATACCTCTACACCCATAAAATTAATGCTTATATTCCAGATAATAATTTTCGCAGTCGCGACCCAAAATTTGCTGAGCAGAAAGCGAAATATGGCAAGCGCAGGCCCATCAAGAAAATAAAAACCCGTTATAAAGAAGTCATTCCGGCTAGTGAATTCCACTTTGATGCATCGACAAAAACCTGCATTTGTCCAGCAGGGGAAACCATGTGGTTAAAGCGTGAAGGGACGGATCGTTATGGCAAACATCAAAAGTTGTATTTTGAAGGAAGGCTCAGTAAGTGTCGGGTATGCCCGCTAAAGGAACAGTGCATGCAAAACCCGGATTCAGCCAATGATCGAACCGGGCATGGGCGGCAGGTGTCCTTTATTATTGATAAGGAAACCAAAAACAAATATACCGAATGGATGAAGTCTCGGGTCGATAGCGAATTTGGCAAAATGGTTTATAGTCATCGCATGTCCACGGTTGAGCCTGTGTTCGCTAATATCGGCACAAACAAAGGGCTAAAGCGCTTCAGTCTACGTGGCAAAGCCAAAGTTCAGGGGCAATGGCAGTTGTTTTGTATGATCCACAATATAGAAAAGCTCGCGAATTATGGTGATTTGACCAACGCGAAGCGAAAATAA
- a CDS encoding YrhB domain-containing protein — protein sequence MSIHGAKMLLSLEECKLKVTVSLDNLYGVAKVAVSHVREYEWGWLFSYNSIEQIQGNEDAGLMGNAPIIVNKLTGEMAVTGTCGPIKDFIEDYEDHMRETEGFSLEEKSEAWRKKPKKARWF from the coding sequence ATGAGTATTCACGGAGCCAAAATGTTACTAAGTCTTGAAGAGTGTAAATTGAAGGTAACAGTATCGCTTGATAACCTTTATGGCGTAGCAAAAGTTGCTGTATCACATGTACGTGAATACGAATGGGGTTGGCTATTTTCTTATAATAGCATTGAGCAAATTCAAGGAAATGAAGATGCTGGGCTTATGGGTAACGCCCCAATAATTGTAAATAAACTAACTGGTGAAATGGCAGTTACAGGTACATGTGGCCCTATTAAAGATTTTATCGAAGATTATGAAGATCACATGCGTGAAACTGAAGGGTTTTCTCTCGAAGAAAAATCTGAGGCATGGCGGAAAAAACCTAAAAAGGCTCGGTGGTTTTAA
- a CDS encoding IS1182 family transposase, with protein sequence MPKFIPYNHDQNAMVVINFRDQLQPGTFEHAIHYLIHEKLDLSIFDYAYNNKDGGRPAYNPAILLGVVLFAYSKGITSSREIEWCCTNNIIFKALSCDTVPHFTTIASFISSHPQAIEALFEQILLVCHEQGLLGNELFAIDGCKMSSNASKEWSGTFKELQQKRAKLKKLIRHHMREHRRIDKTESADAEKQRRTAQTIETLSKAHDKIDKFLKTAAPRMGQAKRPTEVKSNITDNESAKMTTSKGTIQGYNGIAAVDKKHQIIIDAQAFGAGQEHHTLQPVIESIKVRYQKLKFAHNIYRKQTLVTADTGFANEANMEYLYTHKINAYIPDNNFRSRDPKFAEQKAKYGKRKPIKKIKTRYKEVIPASEFHFDASTKTCICPAGETMWLKREGTDRYGKHQKLYFEGRLSKCRVCPLKEQCMQNPDSANDRTGHGRQVSFIIDKETKNKYTEWMKSRVDSEFGKMVYSHRMSTVEPVFANIGTNKGLKRFSLRGKAKVQGQWQLFCMIHNIEKLANYGDLTNAKRK encoded by the coding sequence ATGCCAAAGTTTATTCCTTACAATCATGATCAAAATGCGATGGTGGTGATTAATTTTCGCGACCAGTTGCAACCCGGCACCTTCGAGCACGCTATTCATTATTTGATTCATGAAAAGCTCGATCTTTCTATCTTTGATTACGCTTACAACAATAAAGATGGCGGTAGGCCTGCGTATAACCCTGCCATTTTACTCGGTGTTGTGTTGTTCGCTTACTCCAAAGGTATTACGTCCAGCCGCGAAATTGAGTGGTGTTGTACGAACAATATTATTTTTAAAGCGCTTTCTTGCGATACCGTTCCTCATTTCACCACTATCGCCAGTTTTATTAGTAGCCATCCGCAAGCGATTGAAGCGCTGTTCGAACAAATCCTATTGGTTTGTCATGAGCAAGGATTATTGGGCAATGAGCTGTTTGCGATTGATGGTTGCAAAATGTCCTCTAACGCCTCCAAGGAATGGTCGGGAACATTTAAAGAATTGCAGCAGAAACGCGCCAAATTAAAAAAGTTGATTCGGCACCATATGCGGGAGCACCGCCGTATCGATAAAACCGAATCTGCTGATGCAGAAAAGCAAAGGCGCACCGCCCAGACAATCGAAACCTTAAGTAAAGCGCACGATAAGATTGATAAATTCCTAAAGACAGCAGCCCCACGGATGGGGCAGGCGAAACGGCCGACTGAAGTAAAAAGCAATATTACCGATAATGAATCAGCCAAGATGACGACCAGTAAAGGCACCATTCAGGGTTATAACGGTATTGCGGCGGTTGATAAAAAGCACCAGATCATTATTGATGCCCAAGCCTTTGGCGCGGGCCAGGAACACCACACCTTACAGCCTGTTATTGAAAGTATTAAGGTGCGTTACCAAAAACTGAAATTTGCGCACAATATCTATCGCAAGCAGACACTGGTTACAGCGGACACTGGCTTTGCTAATGAGGCCAATATGGAATACCTCTACACCCATAAAATTAATGCTTATATTCCAGATAATAATTTTCGCAGTCGCGACCCAAAATTTGCTGAGCAGAAAGCGAAATATGGCAAGCGCAAGCCCATCAAGAAAATAAAAACCCGTTATAAAGAAGTCATTCCGGCTAGTGAATTCCACTTTGATGCATCGACAAAAACCTGCATTTGCCCAGCAGGGGAAACCATGTGGTTAAAGCGCGAAGGGACGGATCGTTATGGCAAACATCAAAAGTTGTATTTTGAGGGAAGGCTCAGTAAGTGTCGGGTATGCCCGCTAAAGGAACAGTGCATGCAAAACCCGGATTCAGCCAATGATCGAACCGGGCATGGGCGGCAGGTGTCCTTTATTATTGATAAAGAAACCAAAAACAAATATACCGAATGGATGAAGTCTCGGGTCGATAGCGAATTTGGCAAAATGGTTTATAGTCATCGCATGTCCACGGTTGAGCCTGTGTTCGCTAATATCGGCACAAACAAAGGGCTAAAGCGCTTCAGTCTACGTGGCAAAGCCAAAGTTCAGGGGCAATGGCAGTTGTTTTGTATGATCCACAATATAGAAAAGCTCGCGAATTATGGTGATTTGACCAACGCGAAGCGAAAATAA
- a CDS encoding IS1182 family transposase, with protein sequence MPKFIPYNHDQNAMVVINFRDQLQPGTFEHAIHYLIHEKLDLSIFDYAYNNKDGGRPAYNPAILLGVVLFAYSKGITSSREIEWCCTNNIIFKALSCDTVPHFTTIASFISSHPQAIEALFEQILLVCHEQGLLGNELFAIDGCKMSSNASKEWSGTFKELQQKRAKLKKLIRHHMREHRRIDKTESADAEKQRRTAQTIETLSKAHDKIDKFLKTAAPRMGQAKRPTEVKSNITDNESAKMTTSKGTIQGYNGIAAVDKKHQIIIDAQAFGAGQEHHTLQPVIESIKVRYQKLKFAHNIYRKQTLVTADTGFANEANMEYLYTHKINAYIPDNNFRSRDPKFAEQKAKYGKRKPIKKIKTRYKEVIPASEFHFDASTKTCICPAGETMWLKREGTDRYGKHQKLYFEGRLSKCRVCPLKEQCMQNPDSANDRTGHGRQVSFIIDKETKNKYTEWMKSRVDSEFGKMVYSHRMSTVEPVFANIGTNKGLKRFSLRGKAKVQGQWQLFCMIHNIEKLANYGDLTNAKRK encoded by the coding sequence ATGCCAAAGTTTATTCCTTACAATCATGATCAAAATGCGATGGTGGTGATTAATTTTCGCGACCAGTTGCAACCCGGCACCTTCGAGCACGCTATTCATTATTTGATTCATGAAAAGCTCGATCTTTCTATCTTTGATTACGCTTACAACAATAAAGATGGCGGTAGGCCTGCGTATAACCCTGCCATTTTACTCGGTGTTGTGTTGTTCGCTTACTCCAAAGGTATTACGTCCAGCCGCGAAATTGAGTGGTGCTGTACGAACAATATTATTTTTAAAGCGCTTTCTTGCGATACCGTTCCTCATTTCACCACTATCGCCAGTTTTATTAGTAGCCATCCGCAAGCGATTGAAGCGCTGTTCGAACAAATCCTATTGGTTTGTCATGAGCAAGGATTATTGGGCAATGAGCTGTTTGCGATTGATGGTTGCAAAATGTCCTCTAACGCCTCCAAGGAATGGTCGGGAACATTTAAAGAATTGCAGCAGAAACGCGCCAAATTAAAAAAGTTGATTCGGCACCATATGCGGGAGCACCGCCGTATCGATAAAACCGAATCTGCTGATGCAGAAAAGCAAAGGCGCACCGCCCAGACAATCGAAACCTTAAGTAAAGCGCACGATAAGATTGATAAATTCCTAAAGACAGCAGCCCCACGGATGGGGCAGGCGAAACGGCCGACTGAAGTAAAAAGCAATATTACCGATAATGAATCAGCCAAGATGACGACCAGTAAAGGCACCATTCAGGGTTATAACGGTATTGCGGCGGTTGATAAAAAGCACCAGATCATTATTGATGCCCAAGCCTTTGGCGCGGGCCAGGAACACCACACCTTACAGCCTGTTATTGAAAGTATTAAGGTGCGTTACCAAAAACTGAAATTTGCGCACAATATCTATCGCAAGCAGACACTGGTTACAGCGGACACTGGCTTTGCTAATGAGGCCAATATGGAATACCTCTACACCCATAAAATTAATGCTTATATTCCAGATAATAATTTTCGCAGTCGCGACCCAAAATTTGCTGAGCAGAAAGCGAAATATGGCAAGCGCAAGCCCATCAAGAAAATAAAAACCCGTTATAAAGAAGTCATTCCGGCTAGTGAATTCCACTTTGATGCATCGACAAAAACCTGCATTTGCCCAGCAGGGGAAACCATGTGGTTAAAGCGCGAAGGGACGGATCGTTATGGCAAACATCAAAAGTTGTATTTTGAGGGAAGGCTCAGTAAGTGTCGGGTATGCCCGCTAAAGGAACAGTGCATGCAAAACCCGGATTCAGCCAATGATCGAACCGGGCATGGGCGGCAGGTGTCCTTTATTATTGATAAAGAAACCAAAAACAAATATACCGAATGGATGAAGTCTCGGGTCGATAGCGAATTTGGCAAAATGGTTTATAGTCATCGCATGTCCACGGTTGAGCCTGTGTTCGCTAATATCGGCACAAACAAAGGGCTAAAGCGCTTCAGTCTACGTGGCAAAGCCAAAGTTCAGGGGCAATGGCAGTTGTTTTGTATGATCCACAATATAGAAAAGCTCGCGAATTATGGTGATTTGACCAACGCGAAGCGAAAATAA